The DNA window CGCTTAAGGTCAATTTTCCTGTTCGAATCATTCGGTCAACCCTAATTCCTTTTTCATATGCTTCCACTACTTGCAATTGCCACAAAACAGCAGGTTGTTTAAAACATTCGCCGCCTAGTAACGGTAACCCAAATAGCCCCGGCACGTTTGCAACATCTAAACGTAATTCATAACACAATCGACAATAAAGATTTCCTACTCGATTGCCAGCATACAGCTGACTGCGAATATACTTCTTTTTAGCATGATAAAAAATTCCCATCACTTGATTAAATTCATCTTTGGACAAAGTCTTTGGCAATGCAAATGGAAAAACTTGATTTGCGGCAGACAGTGACTTGGTTTTCCCAACCCATCGACTCGAACTAACATAAAACAAATTAGAATAATAATAAAATTGATTATTAGATGGGCAAAATAATAAAACGTACGGAAGTTGTCCCGTTTGCTGAAACATAGCTATCTCATAAGACTTAATTTGTAATTGTCCAATCCCTTCACAACAAGGCTCTTTTAAGCCTTTTATCCACAGGGGATATATATTAAGTTGCCGATAGCCTTTGGATCGTTGTATAAGCTGCTGAGCAGGGATTAAACTGCATTGAAATTCAATAGCGTATTTTTTATCAACGAGTAAATCGGCTCGTTGTCGAATTTCTGATAAATATTTTTCTAATTCTACTTTGGAGTTTAATCGATTGAAGAATTGATAAAGAAGAAGTTTTCCTTGTAGATGTAAAGAGGACTCGGGTTCGTTGGAATGATGACAATCCGATAGCGTTTTGTGTGCAAAGTGAGGGATATTGATTTCTCCAATTTTCAAAAGCAATGGAGCCTGACAAGACGGACAGAAAAATTGCTCGTTCGAACGAATTTCTTGCAATTCTTTTCGCGTATGCTGCCCCGTTAAATAAACCAACTGTTTTTGTGCAGTTGTAGCAACTAATATATAAATCACTCTCCTTTCATTAAGTTTATGAAACACAGTGGATTTTGGCAATAAAAAAAGATCTCCTATATAGGAGATCTTAGCCGAAATAATGTAGGATATTTGCGAGTGCATCTTCTTTAAACACGGGTTTTCCATATTCTTCAAGACGGTGAATCGTCACTGGAGATGAACGCAAGTACTCAGAGATAATACTAACATTATTTTTAATGTCTTCCTCTGAATGTAGAACTTCGTCAAAACTTGTATGCAAGTAATACTTATTTTCGAAATGATACACTGAAGATTCAATCGGCACATAAATTAAACGACGTGCAATTGGTAATAACTCTTCAACTTCTGAAAAAATAAATGTATATTCAAGTTTTTTCACATCAGGTTCATCAAAGACTGGTTCAAATTCATCGAACTCCGCTGTCTCCGTTTCTTCACTTGCAAACATTTTGCGACGTTCTTCTATATCATCAGGCAAGTCGAGCTTTTGCCCATCTTTTGTTAGTTGAGCGCGTGTCACAGTTACTTCTAGACCTTTTTCCATGGCCTGAACTTGAATCCAAAGTGGACCTTCCATTACGAAATCGGCTTCTTCGTTGACTTCATCCATCATTTCCCAAAAAAGCTCTTCACTTTTATCTCTGTTAAACCAGATTTCGTCACGGCTAAACCCTCGCTCTTCAACGTCGAGATAGGAAATGTAAAATTTAACTGTGTTGTCGTTTATGCGTTCTATTTCCATTTTACACCTCTCCTTTACGGTTGGACTAAGAGAACATTACTCAGAGCCGTGCTTTAGTACTTCTACCTAGTATATCTTTATTTGTAGATAAAGAAAAAGTTTATGCCTATTATCCGAATTGGATGTAAGTACATCGAGTTTAATGTATTTATCTGATAAATGCAATTAAATTTATATAAAGAAAAGCTGCCCGAGATCTCTTATGAAATACCATAAAGACCGGACAGCTCGTGTGATTATTGTTAGTTTACCATTCGCTGAGCTTCTAGCAATTGATAAGCTCTAACTTTACGTGGCAAGAAGCGACGAATTTCATCCTCATTGTACCCGACCTGTAGACGTTTTTCATCCATAATAATTGGACGGCGTAGCAATCCAGGGTGTTCCTGGATTAACTCATATAAACGCTGAAGTGGTAAACTTTCTACATCTACATTCAATTTTTGGAATATTTTAGAACGCGTAGAGATAATTTCATCTGTACCGTCTTCAGTCATACGTAAGATTTCTTTGATTTCACTAATTGTAAGTGGCTCAGAAAAAATATTGCGTTCAGTATATGGAATGTCGTGTTCCTCAAGCCAAGCTTTTGCTTTTCTGCAAGATGTGCAGCTCGGAGAAGTAAATAATGTAACCATCATAGTGGAGCACTTCCTTTCGGATTCATGAAAATTTAATGTAATTCATTTTCCAATTTAGAATCATTATAGTTTAGAGGCTCTACATTCATTATACAATGTATGCAGTTATTTTAATAGTGTATCTCAGTAATTAATTTAATAAAGGAGCTTTTTGTCACAATTTGACTATATATTCATTATATTTTTATTGCTACATTCTAAATTTACCCCATTTAAAGTTGTCGCAAACTTCTAAACTAACATTTTTATTCTCATTTACAAAATCTTTTTGAAAATAAGTTCTACACTTATATATTACGTTTGAAATCAGGAAAAGTTTCATATCTGTATAATTTTAATGAAATTATCACATATCGGTTAAGGAGTATAGTCTACACCTTTTGAATATGAATTTCCTGCGTTCCAAAGAAGATATTCTTCTATTCCATGTTCGTTCAATGCTTTGATTTGTGCTTCTACTTCTGCTTTTCCATAGCTCTTGTAATTACCTGCACCTAAGTAACTTGCAGTGAAATCTTGAAGCCAAGGTCTTGATACAGGTGGATTTTTTAATTTACCTAATACCTTATTTTCTGCTTTTGCATATTCACTGACTAGTTTATAAGGTTGTAAATCAGGATTCGAAATACCAAAATAAGCAGTTCCCCAATGACTTGGGTATATCATTGACGAAATAACATCTACGTTCTCAGAGATTTTCGAAAAATTTTGTCCAATACCAGGTGCTTCAGGTAAAGTAGCAGCATATCCGAATATATCGACTGATACTTCTATTCCATAAGGCTCTAATTGCTCTTTAGCATAGGCTACGAAGTCTGTTACCGCCTCTACTCTTCTTTGTATTGGATCAGCTTTAGAGTCTTCGTACTCGCCAAAAGAATAAGTTAAATCATCTGCACGATTTTCAAACCCTTCTGGAAATCTCACATAATCAAATTGAACTTCTTTAAATCCAAGTTTTGCAGCCTCAATGGCAATTTGAACGTTATAATCCCATACTTCTTTAAGAAAAGGATTAACAAATGAATCACCACCGTTATTTTTCCAAACTTGATCGCCTTCCATAAACGTTAGCTCAGGCCGCTTTTCCGCTAACAAGGTATCTTTAAACACAACGACGCGTGCGATCGGATAGATCTCTTTTTCTTCTAATCTTTCTAGCATTGCTCGCGGATTTTTTATCAATGCTTGACCAATTTCTAGCTCTGCTAATGAAGAGCCTTCTTCAGGTATATACGTTAAGTGCCCTACATCTTCCTTTATATCAATTACCATTGCATTTAAGTCTGTCGTCTCTACAAGATTAATCAATGAATCGAATCGTTCTCCTCCAGCAGAATGAGCTGTAACGAAAATTCCTCGAACAGCATCCGGATAATTAAATTCTAGTCCTGAATCAAATTTAAATAAGCCAGAGGAAGCTAACACTTGTGAGTCTAGTTGAACTGTATGATAAGTCCTCGGCGTAAAATCAGGCGTTTTTTCTTTCTCAGCTGCATATACGTTCCCTGCACCTACTAATCCAATACTTACTGTACAAATAGCTAACCACTTCCAGGTTGTTATCATTACCCGCACCCCTTTTTCTACTTTAGCAATAGAACTGTTATCAATTTTTTATGGATTAAAAATCCATTTGATTCATGTTATCCATTGTTCTTCCATTCTATCATTTTTTTGACTTCTTAAAGTGAAATAATTATGTTAAATCTAAAGATGTTTGAACATAAAAAAACAATGTCCCGAAGGACATTGTTTTTTTATTGATTTACTGCTGCTGCTTTGATAGATTCAAACTCACGCTCTGAACATTGGACAAAATGGCCAGGGCTGATTTCTCTCATCCGAACATCATCAGCTTTTGTATATTCGTGAACGGCAGGATCATATGATTTACGAACCCGATTACGCTCATAGTTTGGATCTGGAAGCGGAATCGCTGACAACAATGATTGCGTATATGGATGCAATGGATTCTTGTATAACTCTTCTGCAGGAGCCAGTTCGACTAATTTACCAAAGTACATAACTCCAATACGATCAGAGATATACTTAACCATCGATAAATCATGCGCGATGAATAAGAATGTTAACCCTTTTTCAACTTGAAGTTCTTTTAGTAAGTTTACAACTTGTGCTTGAATGGAAACGTCCAAAGCCGAGATTGGCTCATCGGCAATGATGAAATCAGGGTCCACCGCTAAAGCACGGGCAATTCCAAGACGCTGACGTTGTCCACCAGAGAATTCATGCGGATAACGGTTTGCATGCTCTTTGTTAAGTCCAACTGTTTCTAACAAATCATAAACCATCTTTTTACGTTCTGTTTGATTTTTTGCCAAACCATGAATATCAATGCCTTCAGCAATAATGTCCATAACTTTCATACGCTGGTTTAAAGACGCATACGGATCTTGGAAAATCATTTGCATTTTGCGATTGAATTTCTTTAAATCCTGTTTTGATTTTTTTCCATGAACATTTTCACCTTCATAGAAAACATCACCATCAGTAGCATCGTACAAACGAATAATCGAACGACCGGTTGTAGATTTCCCACAGCCTGATTCGCCAACTAATCCTAAAGTTTCTCCTCTATAAATATCGAAGCTAATATCATCTACTGCGCGGACTTCATTTGCTTTACCGATATTGAAATATTGCTTCAGGTTTTTAATTTCGAGTAATTTCTCAGCCATTACACCGCGCCCCCTTCATAATATCTGCTTCCTGGGAATTTCTTCATGCGTTCAATAACAGTTAAAGGTGGCTCTACTTGAGGTGCGTCTGGATGCAATAACCATGTAGCAGCCGAGTGCGTCTCACTAACTTTAAAGAATGGAGGGTTTTGCTCCATATCAATTTTTAGTGCATATTCACTTCGAAGTGCAAATGCATCTCCTTTTGGTGGATCCAATAAATCAGGAGGCGTTCCAGGAATTGCATACAATTTAGCATCTTCCGTGTCCAAAGAAGGCATTGAACTTAATAAGCCCCATGTATACGGATGTTGCGGGTTGTAGAATACCTCATCAACCGTTCCAATTTCAACAATTTTCCCACCGTACATAACTGCTACACGGTCTGCTACGTTAGCAACAACACCAAGATCATGTGTGATAAAAATAATAGATGTATCGATTTTTTTCTGCAAATCTTTCATCAATTCAAGAATTTGCGCTTGAATCGTCACATCAAGTGCAGTTGTAGGTTCATCTGCAATCAAGATTTTTGGATTACAAGCCAATGAGATGGCAATTACAATACGTTGACGCTGTCCACCTGAGAATTGGTGTGGATATTGCTTCATACGCAATTCTGGTTTTGGCATACCAACTAAACGCAATAAATCAATTGCTACTTTTTTCGCTTCAGTTTTGCTGATTTTTTGGTGCTTTAACAAAGGTTCTGTTAATTGACGCCCAATCGGCATTGTTGGATTCAATGATGTCATGGGATCCTGGAAAATCATCGAAATTTCTTTTCCGCGAATTTTTTGCATCTCTTTATCGCTTAACTTCGTTAAATCACGGCCATCAAATAAAATCTCACCATTTTTAAATTCTGCTGATTGCTCTGGTAACAACCGCATGATCGATTTCGTCGTAACAGATTTCCCTGAACCCGACTCCCCTACAATTGCCAAAGTTTCACCTTTATTTAAATCAAAGTTAACCCCACGTATCGCTTTAACTTCCCCAGCTTGGGTGTTAAAGGAAAGTTCAAGGTTTTTTACTTCTAAAATTTTCTCCATTTTTAACTTTCCTCCTTAATCTTTCATCTTCGGATCGAGGGCATCACGAAGTCCATCACCAATTAAGTTGAATGCAATCATGATTAAACTCAACAAGACGGCCGGGAATGCTAAAATATGTGGCGCAAATTGAATTAATGCATACCCATCGTTGATCAATGTTCCAAGCGATGCATCTGGCGCTTGAAGCCCCAGTCCGATAAAGCTTAAGAAAGCTTCGAAGAAGATAGCACTTGGAATTGTGAACATTGTGTTGATGATGATTACACCTAAAACGTTTGGCATTAAATGCTTCCAAATAATACGGCTATCACTAGCGCCTAATGTACGTGCTGCCAAAACGAATTCTTGGCTCTTGTATTTAAGAACTTGTCCACGAACAACTCGGGACATTCCCGTCCATCCGGTGATGGTTAAGGCAATGATAATGGCCAATATCCCGGGGTCCATAATCAAGATAAAGAGAATTACGACAACCAAGTTTGGAATACCAGTTAAAATTTCAACGATACGCTGCATAAAGTCATCTACACGCCCACCGAAGTAACCTGAAACGCCTCCGTAAATTACCCCGATTAGCATATCAATTGCTGCTGCTACAAAAGCAATAAACAAGGACACTTGCGTTCCTTTCCAAACACGAGAGAACATATCGCGTCCGAGTCCATCTGTTCCGAACCAGTAATTTACTTCCACATTTTTTAATTCATACAAATCAACTTTTTCTCCACCCAATGTTCCAACTCCATTTAAAATTCCTAGTTTTTCAACACCTGGAATTTTTGGCGGTAAGTTTGCGTGAGTAATTGTTTGAGCATTCGGCTCATATGGACTAATAACTGGACCTAAAAAAGACATGATTACGATTAGGCCAAATAAAATTAAACTAAATAACGCACCTTTATTTTTACGAATACGATACCAAGCATCTTGCCAAAAGCTGACGCTTGGTTTTGTAATACGTTCAGCTTGTTTAGCGTCTAACGTAATACGTTCAAACGAACCTTTCGGCAATTCTGGGATTTTATCAAAGTTCTGAGTCATTAACTTTTACCTCCTGAAAGACGGATACGAGGATCAATGATGCCATACAAAATATCTACTAACAGGATGATCACTATTAGGAATACCGAGAAGAAGATAGTAGTTCCCATGATGATTGCGAAATCATTAACCATAATCGATTTAACAAATTGCTCACCGATTCCTGGAATTGCAAAAATCTGTTCGACAACTAAAGATCCTGTAAGAATCGCTACAGCCATTGGTCCTAACACCGTGATTAACGGTATCAATGCGTTACGAAATGCATGCTTAAATGCAATTTCAGAGCCACTAGCACCTTTAGCTTTTGCTAATGTAATATAATCTGAGCCTAAAACTTCAATCATTTCAGTGCGAATAAAACGTGCCGCAGTTGCGAGCGGGAACATTGCTAATGCGATAGATGGTAACACACTAGACATAAAGCCATCTTTCCACAAAGCTACCGGGAACAAATCCCATTTTAAACCGAACCAGTACTGTAATAAAGAAGCGAATACGAAAGAAGGAATTGAAATTCCGACAATCGCTATAAAAGTACTTGTATAGTCGACCCAAGTATTTTGTCTTAAAGCCGCAACCATTCCCAGCAAGATTCCTAGGACTGTCCCTAATACCATTCCCTGGAAACCAATTTGAGCTGAAGGACCCATTCGGCTTAAAATGACATCTGTAACATCTGCGCCTTTAAATTGGTTAATGGAAATACCTAAATCACCTTGCACTAAACCAAACATATAGTCGAAATACTGAACCGGAAGTGGTTTATCCAATCCGTATCTTGCTTCAACGACTGCCCTTTGTTCTGGAGACAATTTATCTGCGGAAGCCACGGGGGAGCCAGGTAATATTTTCATTAAGAAAAATGTAAATGTAGCAATCAATGCCAAAGTGATGATCATATAAATTAAACGTTTGCCTATATACTTCGCCATAGTGCACCTCCAAAATAATTCTATTTAACAAGTCTGTCTAATAAACGCCAGACTTGCAACATTCATGAGTTAGCAGAAAATGGTCAATTTTCGGTTAATTCCTTTGCATTAGAAAAGAGAGTATATCAATCTAAAAATGCGATATACTCTCTCTCTATTTTGTTTTCACAGTAGCGGGATTAAGTTATTATTTACCCGAAATGTATGCCCATTTGTAAGAGAAATCTCCACCGAATGGGTGTTTGATAATGTCGTTAACATATGGTTGTTGAAGAGCCATAGCTCCACGCTGATAGATTGGTGCGATTGCAGCATCGTCAGCTAATAGAATTTTCTCAGCTTGAGCCATTGCTTCCCAACGTCCAGCTGCATCTGTAGCCAATTCGCCTTTAGCAGATTCAACTAAAGCATCATATTCTGGGTTTGAGTAACCCATTTTGTTTTGAGGAGATCCAGTAACAAACAAATCGATGAATGTCATAGGATCCTGGTAATCTGGTCCCCATCCAGCAGTTTGAATGTCATAGTCCTGAGCTTCGTCAAGTTCTAAACGAACACCGAAAGGTACTGCTTTAAGATCGATAGTTAGACCTTCAAGGTTTTCTTCAAGTTGTGCTTTCAAGTACGCATCCATGTTTTTAGCAGTTTCAGTATCGCCACCCAAGATTTCAAGTGTAACTTCTTCTACTCCTAGTTCTTCAAGACCAGTAGCCCAAAGCTTTCCAGCTTCTTCAGCATTAAATTCAATTAGGTCTCCGTTAACATCACGGAAATCAGCTTTGCTTTCATCAAAAGAAAACTCAGTTGGTACTAAGAAGTTAGCTGGTAGAGAACCGTTAGCTAATACTACGTCAACTAGATCTTGCTTGTTGAAACCTTGTGCAATTGCTTTACGGATGTTGACGTTAGCAAGTGCGTTTTTCTCGCCTTTACGTTCTTGGTTAAGTTTAAAGTAGAAAAGAGTTGGTTCTAAATCAGTTACTAGGTTTTCATCATTTGCATATTGTCTTGCAAACTCACCAGCAAGACCAGCACGATCTTTTTCACCAGAGTTGTAAAGGTTAACTGCAGTAGCAGGTTCTTTTACAACGTCTACGTTGATTGTATCAAGTTTAACTGTTTCAGCATCCCAGTATTCAGGGTTTTTCTGCATTTTCCAAGTTAAACCAGTTCCGTCCCAATCAGTTAATGTGAATGGTCCGTTAAAGATTAAGTTTTCAGAATTAGAAGCGTAAGCGTCACCTTTTTCAGTAACGAAAGCTTCGTTCTGTGGGTAGAAAGTTGGGAATGACATTAATGACATAAAGTAAGGTACTGGACGCTCTAATTGAACTTCTAGAGTGTTATCGTCAACAGCCTTAACTGCCAATTCAGTCGGTTCCATTTCTCCTGCAGCAATTTCAGTAGCATTTACAATCGAACCAGCCATCATGTAAGCTCCGTATGGAGAACCAGTGTCAGGATCAATTGAACGTTGCCAAGAGTATACAAAATCTTTAGCAGTAACTGGTGTACCATCTGACCAGTTAGAATCACGTAATTTGAATGTGTAAGTTAGACCATCTTCGCTGACTTCAGGCTCGCCATCAGCAAGTGCTGGTTCAGCAACATTTTCTTTGTTTAAACGGAAAAGTCCTTCGTTAACATTATTGAAAATGTTAAACGCAACTGCATCTTCAGCTAGTGAAATATCCATTGTTGGAATTTCAGCGCTTTCCATCAAGTTTAAAACTTGTTCTGCGTCTGGTTCCCCAGCTGTTTGATTTCCTTCTTTTTTGTCAGTTCCTGTGTCTTCTTCATCACTGCCACCACATGCGGCTAGAAAAGCACTAAGAACTAAAACTAGGCTTAGTAGCCAAAAAATCTTACTATTCTTCACTAAATTGACCCCCTCGAATTTTCTGAAAAATTGGTACACAGTTAATTATACATAATATTTTTTTCTTGTACAGAACTTTTTTGCTAATTTTTACACTCTTGTAACAATTGCGTTACATTAACATTACACAAAGTCTCTCGAATGTTGGATTTGTAAGCGTTTTCGCCGTCTACGATAAATATAGTTTTTTTGATTTTTTTTTATATTTCTTCTACAATTGATAAGAATTGAGGTGCACAAATTGAAAAAGATGATTTTTTCATTTTTAATTATTCAACTATTAATATTTATAACGACGATTCTACGAGCAGATGGTTTCACTTTGTTAACCTATATTAACAACTCATTTATTTACGGAGGCATCTTACTTTTTTTAGGATTATGGGTTTTTGTCATCCGGA is part of the Planococcus sp. PAMC 21323 genome and encodes:
- a CDS encoding competence protein CoiA, which gives rise to MPKSTVFHKLNERRVIYILVATTAQKQLVYLTGQHTRKELQEIRSNEQFFCPSCQAPLLLKIGEINIPHFAHKTLSDCHHSNEPESSLHLQGKLLLYQFFNRLNSKVELEKYLSEIRQRADLLVDKKYAIEFQCSLIPAQQLIQRSKGYRQLNIYPLWIKGLKEPCCEGIGQLQIKSYEIAMFQQTGQLPYVLLFCPSNNQFYYYSNLFYVSSSRWVGKTKSLSAANQVFPFALPKTLSKDEFNQVMGIFYHAKKKYIRSQLYAGNRVGNLYCRLCYELRLDVANVPGLFGLPLLGGECFKQPAVLWQLQVVEAYEKGIRVDRMIRTGKLTLSDLKKEQQAISLVSDYLALYLKYKDSVLDYSNILDIVYDNYCKNVRKLRK
- the mecA gene encoding adaptor protein MecA encodes the protein MEIERINDNTVKFYISYLDVEERGFSRDEIWFNRDKSEELFWEMMDEVNEEADFVMEGPLWIQVQAMEKGLEVTVTRAQLTKDGQKLDLPDDIEERRKMFASEETETAEFDEFEPVFDEPDVKKLEYTFIFSEVEELLPIARRLIYVPIESSVYHFENKYYLHTSFDEVLHSEEDIKNNVSIISEYLRSSPVTIHRLEEYGKPVFKEDALANILHYFG
- the spxA gene encoding transcriptional regulator SpxA, encoding MVTLFTSPSCTSCRKAKAWLEEHDIPYTERNIFSEPLTISEIKEILRMTEDGTDEIISTRSKIFQKLNVDVESLPLQRLYELIQEHPGLLRRPIIMDEKRLQVGYNEDEIRRFLPRKVRAYQLLEAQRMVN
- a CDS encoding putative glycoside hydrolase, translating into MITTWKWLAICTVSIGLVGAGNVYAAEKEKTPDFTPRTYHTVQLDSQVLASSGLFKFDSGLEFNYPDAVRGIFVTAHSAGGERFDSLINLVETTDLNAMVIDIKEDVGHLTYIPEEGSSLAELEIGQALIKNPRAMLERLEEKEIYPIARVVVFKDTLLAEKRPELTFMEGDQVWKNNGGDSFVNPFLKEVWDYNVQIAIEAAKLGFKEVQFDYVRFPEGFENRADDLTYSFGEYEDSKADPIQRRVEAVTDFVAYAKEQLEPYGIEVSVDIFGYAATLPEAPGIGQNFSKISENVDVISSMIYPSHWGTAYFGISNPDLQPYKLVSEYAKAENKVLGKLKNPPVSRPWLQDFTASYLGAGNYKSYGKAEVEAQIKALNEHGIEEYLLWNAGNSYSKGVDYTP
- a CDS encoding ABC transporter ATP-binding protein, which produces MAEKLLEIKNLKQYFNIGKANEVRAVDDISFDIYRGETLGLVGESGCGKSTTGRSIIRLYDATDGDVFYEGENVHGKKSKQDLKKFNRKMQMIFQDPYASLNQRMKVMDIIAEGIDIHGLAKNQTERKKMVYDLLETVGLNKEHANRYPHEFSGGQRQRLGIARALAVDPDFIIADEPISALDVSIQAQVVNLLKELQVEKGLTFLFIAHDLSMVKYISDRIGVMYFGKLVELAPAEELYKNPLHPYTQSLLSAIPLPDPNYERNRVRKSYDPAVHEYTKADDVRMREISPGHFVQCSEREFESIKAAAVNQ
- a CDS encoding ABC transporter ATP-binding protein, whose amino-acid sequence is MEKILEVKNLELSFNTQAGEVKAIRGVNFDLNKGETLAIVGESGSGKSVTTKSIMRLLPEQSAEFKNGEILFDGRDLTKLSDKEMQKIRGKEISMIFQDPMTSLNPTMPIGRQLTEPLLKHQKISKTEAKKVAIDLLRLVGMPKPELRMKQYPHQFSGGQRQRIVIAISLACNPKILIADEPTTALDVTIQAQILELMKDLQKKIDTSIIFITHDLGVVANVADRVAVMYGGKIVEIGTVDEVFYNPQHPYTWGLLSSMPSLDTEDAKLYAIPGTPPDLLDPPKGDAFALRSEYALKIDMEQNPPFFKVSETHSAATWLLHPDAPQVEPPLTVIERMKKFPGSRYYEGGAV
- the opp3C gene encoding oligopeptide ABC transporter permease, translating into MTQNFDKIPELPKGSFERITLDAKQAERITKPSVSFWQDAWYRIRKNKGALFSLILFGLIVIMSFLGPVISPYEPNAQTITHANLPPKIPGVEKLGILNGVGTLGGEKVDLYELKNVEVNYWFGTDGLGRDMFSRVWKGTQVSLFIAFVAAAIDMLIGVIYGGVSGYFGGRVDDFMQRIVEILTGIPNLVVVILFILIMDPGILAIIIALTITGWTGMSRVVRGQVLKYKSQEFVLAARTLGASDSRIIWKHLMPNVLGVIIINTMFTIPSAIFFEAFLSFIGLGLQAPDASLGTLINDGYALIQFAPHILAFPAVLLSLIMIAFNLIGDGLRDALDPKMKD
- the opp3b gene encoding oligopeptide ABC transporter permease — encoded protein: MAKYIGKRLIYMIITLALIATFTFFLMKILPGSPVASADKLSPEQRAVVEARYGLDKPLPVQYFDYMFGLVQGDLGISINQFKGADVTDVILSRMGPSAQIGFQGMVLGTVLGILLGMVAALRQNTWVDYTSTFIAIVGISIPSFVFASLLQYWFGLKWDLFPVALWKDGFMSSVLPSIALAMFPLATAARFIRTEMIEVLGSDYITLAKAKGASGSEIAFKHAFRNALIPLITVLGPMAVAILTGSLVVEQIFAIPGIGEQFVKSIMVNDFAIIMGTTIFFSVFLIVIILLVDILYGIIDPRIRLSGGKS
- a CDS encoding peptide ABC transporter substrate-binding protein, producing the protein MKNSKIFWLLSLVLVLSAFLAACGGSDEEDTGTDKKEGNQTAGEPDAEQVLNLMESAEIPTMDISLAEDAVAFNIFNNVNEGLFRLNKENVAEPALADGEPEVSEDGLTYTFKLRDSNWSDGTPVTAKDFVYSWQRSIDPDTGSPYGAYMMAGSIVNATEIAAGEMEPTELAVKAVDDNTLEVQLERPVPYFMSLMSFPTFYPQNEAFVTEKGDAYASNSENLIFNGPFTLTDWDGTGLTWKMQKNPEYWDAETVKLDTINVDVVKEPATAVNLYNSGEKDRAGLAGEFARQYANDENLVTDLEPTLFYFKLNQERKGEKNALANVNIRKAIAQGFNKQDLVDVVLANGSLPANFLVPTEFSFDESKADFRDVNGDLIEFNAEEAGKLWATGLEELGVEEVTLEILGGDTETAKNMDAYLKAQLEENLEGLTIDLKAVPFGVRLELDEAQDYDIQTAGWGPDYQDPMTFIDLFVTGSPQNKMGYSNPEYDALVESAKGELATDAAGRWEAMAQAEKILLADDAAIAPIYQRGAMALQQPYVNDIIKHPFGGDFSYKWAYISGK